The following are encoded together in the Parambassis ranga chromosome 20, fParRan2.1, whole genome shotgun sequence genome:
- the mcur1 gene encoding mitochondrial calcium uniporter regulator 1, with the protein MLDKNWVKSGDKGCYHQVTSPSLFTGGSTTLEQLSAGGIQALTMVLKQCHARLKRLRFNHPEKWCDSSLNQDRAPSKMYPPSLIAVRTTACFQSFIPPSISSSEATPLRRRRAPGLKDDHRSAVTQTSVREISTSVKAFQYDMKPDIPKSEGRKLFFDTHAIVRLLEENGFTTHQAEMMVKVLVSTTGSNMDVIYTDMVTKVQQEIMLQRVMSQIAAVKKDMIILEKSEFSALLAENEKLKIQLLQLRVQLADVMNKVRSNNILDVNLEKSRVKELKAGHDKKLLEARMEILEMTAEQDRHLTQTNMKIDTELAGLKTMLESHKLDTIKYLAGSVFTCLTVVLGFYRIWM; encoded by the exons ATGTTGGACAAAAACTGGGTGAAAAGTGGCGATAAAGGCTGTTACCACCAGGTTACCTCTCCGAGCCTCTTTACAGGCGGAAGTACAACTTTGGAGCAACTTTCTGCCGGCGGGATTCAAGCTTTGACAATGGTGCTTAAACAGTGTCATGCGCGGCTTAAACGTCTGAGGTTTAACCACCCAGAAAAGTGGTGTGACTCTTCTCTTAATCAAGACAGAGCGCCATCGAAAATGTACCCTCCCTCCTTGATAGCTGTCAGGACCACGGCGTGTTTCCAGAGTTTTATCCCTCCATCTATCAGCAGCTCCGAGGCGACGCCTTTGAGAAGGAGACGAGCCCCAGGACTAAAGGACGATCATCGGTCTGCGGTCACTCAGACGTCCGTGAGAG aGATAAGTACGTCTGTCAAAGCCTTTCAGTACGACATGAAACCAGACATACCGAAGTCTGAGGGCCGGAAGCTGTTCTTTGATACACATGCAATTGTGCGACTCCTTGAGGAAAATG GTTTCACTACTCATCAGGCTGAGATGATGGTAAAGGTATTAGTGAGTACGACCGGCTCAAACATGGACGTCATTTACACTGACATGGTCACTAAAGTGCAGCAG GAGATCATGTTGCAGCGTGTCATGTCTCAAATAGCAGCTGTAAAAAAAGACATGATCATCCTCGAAAAGAGCGAGTTCTCCGCTCTGCTGGCAGAGAATGAG AAACTCAAGATCCAGTTATTACAACTCAGGGTCCAATTGGCT GATGTGATGAACAAAGTGCGCTCAAACAATATTTTGGATGTGAATCTGGAGAAGAGTCGAGTTAAAGAGCTG AAAGCAGGGCATGACAAGAAGCTTTTAGAAGCAAGAATGGAGATCCTGGAAATG ACTGCAGAACAAGATCGTCATCTGACTCAGACGAACATGAAGATAGACACTGAACTGGCTGGTTTGAAAACCATGTTAGAGTCCCATAAACTGGACACTATAAAATATCTTGCAG gTTCAGTGTTCACCTGTCTCACTGTGGTCTTGGGTTTCTATCGTATTTGGATGTGA
- the garem gene encoding GRB2-associated and regulator of MAPK protein 1, with protein sequence MDLGTMLYNNLKDVTWSTTSLPLDQLVSTYKLPQIVKLDNGQLVEGLRDNDYLLIHSCRQWTTITAHSLEEGHYVIGPKIEIPVHYEGQFKLLEQDRDVKEPVQYFNSVEEVAKAFPERVYVMEDITFNVKMASGECNEDTEVYNITLSTGDELTLMGQAEILYAKSFKEKSRFNTIFKKIGKLNSISKIGRGKMPCLICMNHRTNESISLPFQCKGRFSTCSPLELQMQDGEHTIRNIVEKTRLPVNVTVPSSPPRNQHDLHLIREGHRYKLVNIQTKTVVVCCILRSNKIIPTHFPFHVAMPRFIVPEELLQGELWLDTMVHRWFSFCQEQFDIDDYSRAVRDVRTDWSDDGKSPKKSSGNNGSCSGSSGGSSTSNGCSNHMHIPSSLTYAREELTQSFHRLSVCVYGSNLHGNSEVNLQGCMTLCGDWALMPSDSNPSDSGESEQFFPELFESPNQQSAVTKLDVPYEELWLDHLRAQIQKPSSSEGIRGINNGCTTTAAMSYPVTCPLGAITGSDVPLTPPPVPPKSEAVKEECRLLNAPPIPPRSLKQMPAVPILSKPRQQDTRSPSPTLSYYSSGLHNISGVSEQEGADPQEQSHMCYPCNWGKSNSTEPKATSPTSSLLSEGVSSRLSWPNNFSGGESCSMEEFLPSGCRSYYSYPRKRSPSTPKTCTSSLVDFDSREHAHSSKDFSLQKASLNQFCTKSSSYNSEMYRDKPIEESNTKQSLSCPILPPRTPKPQVVKKCTESACDTKPETAAEASLTQHEPGTQVIYSISNSLPLNCPNFSSTTQWQPPSSLAGLSIEEVSKSLKFIGLPDDIVSLFVSEKIDGNLLLQLTEEILSEDFKLSKLQVKKLVQFINGWRPKI encoded by the exons ATGGACCTTGGAACAATGTTATACAACAATTTAAAAGATGTTACATGGAGTACGACGTCCTTACCATTAGATCAACTTGTCAGTACCTACAAGTTGCCTCAAATTGTCAAACTGGATAACG GCCAGTTAGTTGAAGGGCTCAGAGACAATGACTACCTCTTGATTCATTCCTGCCGTCAGTGGACGACCATTACTGCGCACAGTCTGGAAGAGGGACATTATGTCATTGGGCCCAAAATAGAGATCCCAGTTCACTATGAAG GTCAGTTTAAGCTGTTGGAGCAGGACAGAGATGTCAAGGAGCCTGTGCAGTACTTTAACAGTGTGGAGGAGGTAGCCAAAGCATTCCCCGAGAGGGTATACGTCATGGAAGACATCACTTTCAATGTTAAG ATGGCTTCTGGGGAATGCAATGAGGACACAGAAGTTTACAACATTACACTGAGCACTGGTGATGAACTGACGTTAATGGGCCAGGCAGAGATTCTCTATGCTAAGAGCTTCAAAGAAAAATCCAGATTCAACACTATTTTTAAGAAGATTGGGAAGCTGAACTCCATCAGTAAGATCGGTCGAGGCAAGATGCCGTGTTTGATTTGCATGAACCATCGCACTAATGAGAGCATCAGCCTGCCTTTCCAGTGCAAAGGGAGGTTCAGCACCTGTAGTCCGCTGGAGCTTCAGATGCAGGATGGTGAGCACACTATCAGGAACATCGTGGAGAAAACCCGCCTCCCTGTCAATGTCACAGTACCCAGCAGTCCACCGCGCAACCAGCATGACCTCCACCTCATCCGCGAGGGGCACCGGTACAAACTTGTCAACATTCAGACAAAAACGGTGGTCGTGTGCTGCATTCTGCGAAGCAACAAAATTATCCCTACTCATTTTCCCTTTCATGTTGCGATGCCGAGATTTATCGTTCCAGAAGAGCTGCTGCAAGGAGAGTTGTGGCTTGACACTATGGTACATCGCTGGTTCTCCTTCTGTCAGGAGCAATTTGACATAGATGACTATTCCCGTGCGGTCAGAGATGTGAGGACAGACTGGAGTGACGATGGGAAAAGTCCAAAGAAAAGCAGTGGGAATAATGGCAGCTGCAGTGGAAGCAGTGGAGGCAGCAGCACCTCCAATGGATGTTCCAACCACATGCACATTCCCAGCTCTTTAACGTATGCTCGAGAAGAACTCACTCAGTCCTTCCACCGACTTTCTGTGTGCGTGTATGGCAGCAACCTGCATGGTAACAGTGAGGTCAACTTGCAGGGCTGCATGACTTTATGTGGAGATTGGGCACTTATGCCTTCAGACAGCAATCCTTCAGATTCTGGAGAAAGTGAACAGTTTTTCCCTGAACTGTTTGAGAGCCCAAACCAACAATCTGCTGTCACCAAGCTGGATGTTCCCTATGAGGAGCTGTGGTTGGATCACTTAAGAGCTCAGATCCAAAAACCCTCCTCGAGTGAAGGAATCCGAGGCATCAACAATGGCTGTACAACAACAGCTGCCATGTCATACCCAGTTACATGCCCTCTGGGTGCCATAACCGGTTCAGATGTGCCTCTTACTCCACCACCTGTTCCACCGAAGTCGGAAGCT GTGAAGGAAGAATGTCGTCTTTTGAACGCCCCACCCATCCCTCCACGGAGTCTGAAACAGATGCCAGCGGTGCCCATCCTGTCTAAGCCACGGCAACAAGACACTCGGTCTCCAAGTCCAACCCTCTCCTATTATTCTTCTGGTCTCCATAACAT TAGTGGGGTGTCCGAACAAGAAGGGGCTGACCCTCAAGAACAAAGCCACATGTGCTACCCGTGTAACTGGGGTAAATCCAACAGCACCGAACCGAAGGCTACTTCACCCACCAGCAGCCTGCTATCAGAGGGGGTGTCCTCGCGCTTGTCCTGGCCAAATAATTTCAGCGGAGGAGAGTCGTGTTCCATGGAGGAGTTTCTGCCATCTGGCTGTCGGAGTTACTACAGTTACCCCAGAAAGCGATCCCCAAGCACCCCAAAAACGTGTACATCCAGCCTCGTGGACTTTGACAGCAGAGAGCACGCGCACAGCAGTAAGGACTTCAGCTTGCAGAAAGCTTCCCTGAATCAGTTCTGCACCAAATCTTCAAGTTACAATTCAGAAATGTACAGAGACAAGCCGATAGAAGAATCCAACACTAAGCAGAGCCTCTCCTGCCCCATCTTACCACCCAGAACACCCAAACCACAGGTAGTCAAGAAGTGCACAGAGTCAGCATGTGACACTAAGCCGGAAACAGCGGCGGAGGCTTCACTTACTCAACATGAGCCCGGCACACAGGTGATATATTCTATCTCCAACTCATTACCCCTCAACTGTCCAAACTTTTCTTCGACTACACAGTGGCAGCCCCCGTCCAGCTTAGCTGGCCTTTCTATTGAAGAGGTGTCCAAATCTTTAAAGTTTATCGGCCTTCCTGATGACATTGTTTCTCTATTTGTGTCTGAGAAGATCGATGGGAATCTGTTACTGCAGCTCACCGAGGAGATTCTGTCGGAGGATTTTAAGCTGAGCAAGCTGCAGGTGAAGAAACTTGTGCAGTTCATAAATGGGTGGAGACCCAAGATATAA
- the LOC114453576 gene encoding kinesin-like protein KIF20A, protein MSASPDMTKEESFCLQHVDMDLTCTGSHGSTSVQQTEVSGAEQQTMSVYLRVRPFSKEELSDNEDQGCIGIENSQMVTLRAPKGSATMKSSEKGIGVSVHKFSFTTIFGPETTQAELFEHTVKSQMSDFLDGKNALIFSYGVTNAGKTFTIQGTPKEPGILPRVLDATFYYIGGHQYEGMDLKPYLRDGAQFLDPDQVKLERSAKAAVFASVKDECEPLRVSGQSESMATSISCYSQTEESSQFALWVAFFEIYNECVYDLLQPSTGSKKRASLRICDDGAGNAYVKDLRWINIQNLGEASKVLLFGNKNRSAASTKMNQSSSRSHSIFTMKLLKIDGDTVKGISEFSLCDLAGSERCNKTQTFGERLKEAGNINNSLLILGKCITALRNNQTDRMKNSCIPFRESKLTRLFQAVFCGKGKASMIVNINQCASTYDETLHVMKFSAVAKQVVQVIPDKTLESLSPCLVGRDGKPLLRSVATDRTDQEGYLSEEELLDEEDEADLSLLPQNEIVSMIENLRSKLLAERRRNVVQEMEIRKEMGDAMLQQLMESEELRIRQMEELKESYQDKLENTFEMYKDVIKEYAYQRAMNDLEEDYVPMEEFVAEQEKVEALRRKLSELQTVGSGSRGASAVPTVDQSCQTEASKETEEAGDVRWKRLYKEKCALEKICEDKQESIYSLEKRLMQLGETLQQVRDDFLQKSADVEALHKNSDEQTKSMEDILQKNAEKDREIASLKAELVKLSQKSPVLPKPKKSLLANIREAVTSPRKGSTSRTLRKTVRAVHH, encoded by the exons ATGAGTGCATCTCCTGACATGACCAAAGAAGAAAGCTTCTGTTTGCAGCATGTTGACATGGACCTCACTTGCACTGGTTCTCATGGTAGCACTTCAGTTCAGCAG ACTGAAGTTTCtggtgcagagcagcagacaaTGAGTGTTTACCTCAGAGTCAGGCCCTTCTCCAAAGAGGAACTCTCAGACAATGAAGATCAG GGTTGCATTGGGATTGAAAACAGCCAGATGGTGACACTGCGTGCACCAAAAGGTTCTGCCACTATGAAGAGCAGTGAGAAAGGGATTGGTGTTTCAGTGCACAAATTCTCATTCACAACG ATTTTTGGACCAGAGACGACACAGGCTGAGCTGTTTGAGCACACAGTCAAAAGCCAAATGTCCGATTTCTTAGACGGGAAGAATGCTTTAATATTCAGCTACGGTGTAACTAATGCTGGGAAAACCTTCACAATCCAAG GAACTCCAAAAGAGCCAGGAATCCTACCTCGAGTGCTGGACGCCACCTTTTACTACATCGGAGGTCATCAGTATGAGGGGATGGACCTGAAACCCTACCTGAGGGACGGTGCACAGTTCTTAGATCCTGATCAAGTCAAGCTGGAGAGAAGTGCTAAAGCTGCCGTGTTTGCTTCAGTCAAAGAT GAGTGTGAACCTCTCAGAGTCAGTGGGCAATCAGAGTCCATGGCCACCAGCATCTCATGCTACAGTCAAACAGAAGAAAGCAGCCAGTTTGCCTTGTGGGTGGCCTTCTTTGAAATCTACAACGAGTGTGTGTATGATCTGCTTCAGCCGTCCACGGGGTCCAAGAAACGGGCCTCTCTGCGCATATGTGATGATGGTGCTGGAAATGCTTACGTTAAAG ACCTCAGGTGGATTAACATCCAGAACCTTGGTGAGGCCTCCAAAGTACTGCTGtttggaaataaaaacagaagtgcCGCATCCACAAAGATGAACCAGTCCTCTAGTAGAAG CCACAGTATATTTACCATGAAGTTACTGAAGATCGATGGAGACACAGTTAAAGGGATCTCAGA GTTTTCTTTGTGTGACCTGGCTGGCTCAGAAAGATGCAACAAAACTCAGACGTTCGGAGAGCGGCTGAAGGAGGCCGGAAACATCAACAACTCCCTGCTTATTCTGGGGAAGTGCATCACTGCCCTTCGGAacaatcagacagacag AATGAAGAACAGTTGCATTCCATTCAGAGAGAGCAAACTCACCAGGCTCTTCCAGGCAGTTTTTTGCGGCAAAGGAAAAGCATCCATGATCGTCAACATCAACCAGTGCGCTTCCACCTATGATGAGACTCTTCATGTTATGAAGTTCTCTGCTGTGGCCAAACAG GTGGTGCAGGTGATTCCGGACAAGACTCTGGAATCTCTGTCTCCTTGTCTGGTCGGTCGGGATGGGAAACCTCTGTTGAGGAGTGTGGCGACTGACCGGACGGACCAGGAGGGCTATCTGTCTGAGGAAGAGCTGCTcgatgaggaagatgaagctGATCTGTCTCTGCTGCCACAGAAT GAGATTGTGAGTATGATTGAGAACTTGCGATCCAAACTACTCGCTGAGCGAAGAAGAAACGTGGTACAGGAAATGGAAATTCGCAAGGAAATGGGAGACGCCATGTTACAGCAGCTCATGGAGAGCGAAGAACTCCGCAT TCGGCAGATGGAGGAACTGAAGGAAAGCTACCAAGATAAACTGGAGAACACTTTTGAGATGTACAAAGATGTCATCAAAGAGTACGCCTACCAGAGAGCTATGAACGATCTTGAAGAGGACTACGTTCCGATGGAAGAGTTTGTCGCAGAACAGGAGAaagtagag GCTCTCAGGCGCAAGTTGTCAGAGTTGCAGACTGTGGGGTCTGGTTCCAGGGGTGCCTCTGCAGTTCCAACAGTGGACCAGTCGTGCCAGACTGAAGCATCTAAAGAAACAGAGGAAGCAG GGGACGTTCGATGGAAACGACTTTACAAAGAAAAATGTGCTTTAGAGAAGATATGCGAGGATAAACAAGAG TCAATCTATTCCCTGGAGAAAAGGCTGATGCAGCTTGgtgaaacactgcagcaggtcAGAGATGACTTCCTACAGAAGTCAGCCGATGTGGAAGCACTGCACAAGAATTCTGATGAGCAG ACAAAATCCATGGAAGACATCCTTCAGAAGAATGCGGAGAAGGACCGGGAGATTGCCTCACTCAAGGCAGAACTTGTCAAGCTCTCCCAGAAGTCCCCTGTGCTTCCCAAGCCCAAGAAAAGCCTGCTGGCCAACATCAGGGAGGCGGTCACGTCACCACGGAAGGGATCCACCAGCCGAACACTGAGGAAAACTGTCAGGGCTGTACACCACTGA
- the rps20 gene encoding small ribosomal subunit protein uS10: MAFKDTGKAPVETEVAIHRIRITLTSRNVKSLEKVCADLIRGAKEKNLKVKGPVRMPTKTLRITTRKTPCGEGSKTWDRFQMRIHKRLIDLHSPSEIVKQITSISIEPGVEVEVTIADA, translated from the exons ATG GCTTTTAAGGACACTGGTAAGGCACCTGTTGAGACCGAGGTTGCCATTCACCGCATCCGTATCACCCTCACCAGCCGCAATGTCAAATCTCTGGAGAAGG TCTGCGCTGACCTGATCCGTGGCGCAAAGGAGAAGAACCTGAAGGTGAAGGGACCTGTCCGTATGCCAACCAAG ACTCTACGTATCACCACTAGAAAGACTCCTTGTGGTGAAGGGTCAAAAACCTGGGATCGTTTCCAGATGAGGATTCACAAGCGCCTGATCGATCTGCACAGCCCATCTGAAATTGTAAAGCAGATCACCTCCATCAGCATCGAACCAGGTGTTGAGGTTGAAGTTACCATCGCAGATGCATAA
- the ncf2 gene encoding neutrophil cytosol factor 2 produces MSFVDTLRQWDEAVTCAERQDLSEALRIFLSIQEPNSKICFDIGCLHLLNQNLDAAEKAFDCSIRKDEHLAIAFFQRGITFHRKKRYEESLADFVRAYKALRGNQLIDYKALGLRYILYACEVLYNMALAEAHLGNWEKAQLNLVKALDYKTESKLNIIDRAMQSTLKQKLFKPVEFPSKVLFKPNKHYVAELEKKDYLGKAKVVASVTPQDDFSGFAPLQPQVEDGPTCPKEPEVLRALEGEPHTVLYEFVPETSDELAVVPGNVVFVLQKGADNWAFVVFNERRGLVPYNYLERLEILASKQNKGPPLSREPPTRPERKPGPTPSQPKEAQPTDNMCIVKVHFTFSFTVSVPHGSSYAVLTEKISKKLNLPPTSITLSLTSEVSKESVINTDTDMKTVWSHASGGRINLWCQTKEKKTRLVALHSYESSNPEDLNFQEGDTITLLSRVNQDWFEGQMNGNTGIFPASFVEELPENSQ; encoded by the exons ATGTCTTTCGTGGACACTCTGCGTCAGTGGGATGAGGCTGTAACTTGTGCTGAGAGGCAGGATTTGTCAGAAGCCCTCAGGATCTTCCTGTCTATCCAAGAACCAAACTCCAAGATTTGTTTTGATATTGGCTGTCTACATCTTCTGAACCAAAACTTGGATGCGGCTGAAAAG GCGTTTGATTGCAGCATACGTAAGGATGAGCATCTGGCCATTGCTTTCTTTCAAAGAGGAATTACCTTTCACAGAAAGAAGAG GTATGAGGAGAGCTTGGCTGATTTCGTCAGAGCCTACAAAGCACTACGAGGCAACCAGCTGATAGATTACAAAGCGCTGGGCCTCAGATACATACTGTATGCATGTGAG GTTCTTTACAACATGGCCTTGGCTGAGGCTCACCTGGGAAACTGGGAAAAGGCCCAACTAAACCTGGTGAAGGCTCTGGATTACAAGACAGAGTCCAAGCTTAACATCATCGACAGAGCTATGCAGTCCACCCTG aaacagaaacttttCAAACCAGTCGAGTTCCCATCCAAAGTGCTCTTCAAACCCAATAAGCACTATGTTGCTGAGCTGGAGAAGAAGGACTACCTGGGCAAAGCAAAG GTGGTGGCCTCTGTTACACCACAAGATGATTTCTCTGGATTTGCCCCATTACAGCCGCAG GTTGAAGATGGGCCAACTTGTCCTAAAGAACCTGAGGTGCTGAG agctCTGGAAGGAGAACCTCACACTGTGCTGTACGAGTTTGTTCCAGAGACCAGCGATGAGTTGGCTGTGGTGCCGGGCAACGTCGTGTTCGTGCTGCAGAAGGGGGCGGACAACTGGGCCTTTGTGGTCTTCAATGAAAGA AGAGGACTCGTTCCTTACAATTACCTGGAACGTTTGGAAATCTTggcttcaaaacaaaacaag GGACCACCTCTAAGTCGAGAACCCCCAACCAGACCTGAAAGAAAACCAG GTCCTACTCCCAGTCAACCCAAG GAGGCACAGCCCACGGACAACATGTGTATCGTCAAAGTCCACTTCACCTTCAGCTTTACTGTCTCAGTGCCACATGGGTCCTCCTATGCGGTACTGACTGAGAAGATCAGTAAGAAACTGAACCTCCCTCCTACTTCGATCACCCTGAG TTTAACCTCAGAGGTAAGCAAGGAAAGTGTGATCAACACCGACACAGACATGAAAACTGTGTGGAGCCATGCCAGCGGTGGACGCATCAACCTGTGGTGCCAAACGAAGGAG AAGAAGACTCGCCTGGTGGCACTTCACTCCTACGAGTCATCAAATCCAGAAGATCTAAATTTCCAGGAAGGGGACACAATCACTCTTCTCTCTAGAG ttaACCAGGACTGGTTCGAAGGGCAGATGAATGGAAACACTGGCATCTTTCCTGCATCCTTTGTGGAAGAACTTCCTGAAAACAGCCAATGA
- the rgs9bp gene encoding regulator of G-protein signaling 9-binding protein, with protein sequence MPLVNNKVGDDSTVGKDKALADGKALVDSLIKVVACYRHLASCVGGSTDSLQLRDELRQTREKAQKLAEAICHHLTSHLRDKSLPDEQRKEMELLWVAFSSSLELFHVDMCKVFNMGDIFLLANSDNLVKTGLQGGGSEVAARALSLPDLNQDEPATLPAGLESQERCTMEQEISQIDQMIDDMEMKVNVLRWMVEPHGPQYADPLSSTDSASLALVSVDEEQPGQPLCQRKHIFVFVSLFAVALVAATLGLGVVLFS encoded by the exons ATGCCACTTGTAAATAACAAGGTGGGCGATGACAGCACAGTGGGCAAAGACAAGGCTTTGGCTGATGGAAAGGCTCTGGTGGATTCTCTGATTAAG GTGGTGGCATGTTACCGGCACTTAGCCTCCTGTGTTGGCGGGAGCACAGACAGCCTGCAGCTTCGGGATGAGCTGCGACAGACACGGGAAAAGGCCCAAAAGTTGGCCGAGGCCATCTGTCATCATTTGACTTCACACCTGCGGGACAAGAGCCTGCCCGACGAGCAGCGGAAGGAGATGGAGCTCCTTTGGGTGGCCTTCTCCTCCAGTCTGGAGCTCTTCCATGTTGACATGTGCAAAGTTTTTAACATGGGTGACATTTTCCTGCTGGCTAACTCTGATAACCTGGTGAAAACTGGCCTACAAG GTGGAGGCAGTGAGGTAGCAGCTCGAGCACTCAGCTTGCCAGACCTGAACCAGGATGAGCCAGCCACCCTCCCCGCTGGCCTGGAGAGCCAGGAACGTTGCACCATGGAGCAGGAGATCAGCCAAATTGACCAAATGATCGACGACATGGAGATGAAGGTCAATGTGTTGCGCTGGATGGTGGAGCCCCATGGGCCACAGTACGCAGACCCCCTCAGCAGCACCGACAGCGCCTCCCTAGCTCTGGTCTCCGTGGATGAGGAGCAGCCAGGACAGCCTCTATGCCAGCGCAAGCACATCTTTGTGTTCGTCTCGCTGTTTGCTGTCGCTTTGGTTGCAGCCACTTTAGGTCTTGGTGTTGTCCTTTTCTCATGA
- the dph2 gene encoding 2-(3-amino-3-carboxypropyl)histidine synthase subunit 2 encodes MADAFSSSSETVIKRVVDVTVKTNTPVEKLEELYQIKKTCDFIREHNFKKVALQFPDELLVDSVAIAEEIEKTSNATLFILGDTSYGSCCVDEVAAEHVGADCIVHYGGACLSPSKRLPLMYIFEKRPVDLEKCAASFRELYPDTQSHIIILYDVNCAHAVSDLLALLSPEYPNLVASDLVVEGEQCYSHGRIRTQHNDTCLSEQDNKQVICQFGRQFTLKCGSSITDYSMFYIGQEGATLTNFMMTWNRCSFCSFDPVTMKGRTESISINRALMKRYYAIERAKDASVVGILVGTLGVADYLTIIQQLKETIRRAGKKSYMFAMGKLNVPKLANFLEIDIFVLIACPENSLLDTSEFYKPVVTPFEMEIACNKKREWSEEYVTDFRHLLPDGQSYVPLADEQEEEGDDTDVSLITGALRSQNLLMGEPAESSYGSAVVLRNQTLTVASTNSAASFLAGRSWRGLEQKLGETPVVKAVEGRRGIAIAYEEEGTAS; translated from the exons ATGGCTGatgcattcagcagcagctcggAGACTGTAATTAAACGTGTGGTGGACGTAACAGTGAAGACAAACACCCCTGTGGAAAAACTTGAAGAGCTGTATCAGATCAAGAAGACTTGTGACTTCATTCGTGAGCATAACTTTAAAAAG GTTGCGCTACAGTTTCCTGATGAGCTGCTGGTGGATTCAGTTGCAATAGCAGAAGAGATTGAGAAAACCAGTAATGCCACACTATTCATTTTAGGAGATACATCCTATGGCAG TTGCTGTGTGGACGAGGTAGCTGCAGAACATGTTGGAGCTGACTGCATTGTGCACTATGGCGGCGCTTGTCTCAGCCCTTCTAAAAGGTTGCCATTGATGTACATCTTTGAGAAGAGACCAGTGGATTTGGAGAAGTGTGCTGCTTCCTTTAGAGAGCTTTACCCCGACACACAAAGCCATATCATCATCCTCTATGATGTCAACTGTGCTCATGCTGTTA gtgACCTTCTGGCACTCCTTTCTCCAGAGTATCCAAACCTTGTCGCCTCAGATCTTGTTGTTGAAGGGGAGCAGTGTTACAGTCACGGCCGGATTCGGACACAACATAATGACACCTGTCTCTCAGAGCAAGACAACAAACAAGTTATCTGTCAGTTTGGAAGGCAGTTCACCTTGAAATGTGGCTCCAGCATCACAGACTACAGTATGTTCTACATAGGCCAGGAGGGCGCCACCTTGACAAACTTCATGATGACGTGGAATCGCTGCTCGTTTTGCTCTTTTGACCCTGTGACAATGAAGGGGAGGACTGAGTCGATAAGTATCAACCGTGCACTGATGAAGCGATACTATGCTATAGAAAGGGCCAAAGACGCCAGCGTGGTCGGCATCCTGGTCGGCACCTTGGGTGTAGCAGATTACCTCACCATCATCCAGCAGTTGAAGGAGACGATCCGCAGAGCTGGCAAGAAGAGCTACATGTTTGCCATGGGGAAACTCAATGTCCCTAAACTGGCTAATTTTCTAGAAATTGACATCTTTGTGTTAATCGCATGTCCTGAAAATTCACTTTTGGATACAAGTGAGTTCTATAAACCTGTAGTGACACCGTTTGAGATGGAGATCGCCTGCAACAAGAAGAGGGAGTGGTCAGAGGAATATGTCACAGACTTTCGACACCTCCTGCCAG acGGACAGAGTTATGTGCCTTTGGCtgatgagcaggaggaggagggtgatgaCACGGATGTTTCATTAATCACTGGAGCTCTTAGAAGCCAGAATCTGTTAATGGGTGAACCTGCAGAGTCCTCATATGGGTCCGCCGTGGTCCTGAGGAACCAGACGCTGACTGTAGCCAGCACAAACTCAGCTG CATCCTTTCTGGCTGGCCGGAGCTGGCGTGGATTAGAGCAGAAGCTGGGCGAGACGCCTGTGGTGAAGGCAGTAGAGGGCAGGAGAGGCATCGCTATCGCTTATGAGGAGGAAGGAACGGCTTCATGA